A single genomic interval of Oceanispirochaeta sp. harbors:
- a CDS encoding LuxR C-terminal-related transcriptional regulator: MLIFSIISCISFTIYLTLGIIIFRIKPSSPLHRNFAYFCFCFALWAFTSFYLSYTQNQSHHTFFIKLEYTAALIYEIFILRFFIFLTERFKSNRKRRLFFGLIMVIPAVFIYQNWVYNSIYTSFPAGFWYVGLHILANSYNIISVVLLILWSRKSTLNRVKMEVRIIISSGLFTILITILGDYIAGFLKVPTPTPALTLLWIAGLFYVILKYRMLEISPYTVTMEILNSIDDIVVLFNPDGSINWFNKTGDAFFYKVLSEEPHLLDLFGHKHQENSLVDDIMQDRRQIARFRFPFRLGSMTTVYDVVLEQVKDSFDDNMGYLMRVNRVKSINSLQIFYKLTRREVEVIQLLITGLTYAEISSELDISENTVKSHITNFYNKLGINNKIELMNAINHIETGQNGE, from the coding sequence ATGTTGATATTTTCTATCATTTCCTGCATTTCATTTACTATTTATCTGACTCTTGGCATCATTATTTTCAGAATAAAACCTTCCTCTCCTCTTCATCGTAATTTTGCTTATTTTTGTTTCTGCTTTGCCCTGTGGGCGTTCACCTCGTTTTATTTGTCCTACACTCAGAATCAGTCGCATCATACTTTTTTTATAAAACTCGAATACACGGCAGCTTTGATTTATGAAATTTTTATACTCCGTTTTTTTATCTTTTTAACAGAAAGATTCAAGTCTAATAGAAAAAGGCGACTATTTTTTGGATTAATCATGGTCATACCGGCCGTCTTTATCTATCAGAATTGGGTATATAATAGTATTTATACCTCATTCCCGGCGGGATTCTGGTATGTTGGCCTCCATATCCTGGCCAATTCATACAACATCATCAGTGTTGTCCTGCTGATTCTCTGGTCACGGAAATCAACATTGAATCGAGTAAAAATGGAGGTCCGGATTATCATTAGCTCTGGACTTTTTACCATTCTTATTACCATTCTGGGTGATTATATTGCGGGATTCTTAAAAGTCCCGACTCCAACTCCAGCATTGACACTTTTATGGATCGCAGGCTTATTTTATGTCATCCTGAAATACAGGATGCTGGAAATATCACCCTATACGGTGACCATGGAAATCCTGAATTCCATTGATGACATTGTGGTCCTGTTTAATCCCGATGGAAGCATCAACTGGTTCAATAAGACCGGTGATGCCTTTTTCTATAAAGTCCTATCCGAAGAGCCCCACTTACTCGACTTGTTCGGTCATAAGCACCAGGAAAACTCTCTGGTTGATGACATCATGCAGGACAGACGCCAGATAGCCCGGTTCCGGTTTCCCTTCCGCCTAGGGAGCATGACCACCGTCTATGACGTTGTACTGGAACAGGTAAAAGACTCCTTTGATGACAACATGGGATATCTGATGAGGGTGAACAGGGTCAAATCAATCAACTCTCTCCAGATATTCTATAAACTGACCCGGCGGGAGGTGGAGGTGATTCAACTGCTGATCACCGGCTTGACCTATGCAGAGATTTCAAGCGAACTGGATATTAGCGAAAATACCGTGAAGAGCCACATCACTAACTTTTACAACAAGCTGGGGATTAATAATAAAATAGAGTTGATGAATGCCATAAACCACATAGAAACCGGTCAGAATGGGGAATAA